Proteins encoded in a region of the Quercus lobata isolate SW786 chromosome 8, ValleyOak3.0 Primary Assembly, whole genome shotgun sequence genome:
- the LOC115955704 gene encoding serine/threonine-protein kinase ppk15 isoform X3 has product MMNMKYLTSESYTEKNRTGFEENKDLPIVINTVIAGRYYVTEYLGSAAFSKVVQAHDLHTGIDVCLKIIKNDKDFFDQSLDEIKLLKLVNKHDPADERHILRLYDYFYHQEHLFIVCELLRANLYEFQKFNQESGGEAYFTLSRLQVITRQCLEALAYLHHLGIIHCDLKPENILIKSYRRCEIKVIDLGSSCFQTDNLCLYVQSRSYRAPEVILGHPYDQRIDLWSLGCILVELCSGEVLFPNDSIVMILARMIGMLGPIDLEMLEQGQETDKYFTQEYDLYQINEETNQLEYIIPESSLLEHRLQGTDDMFIDFVRNLLEINPKQRPTAVEALEHPWLSYSYQSSSF; this is encoded by the exons ATGATGAATATGAAGTATTTGACCTCAGAATCATACACAGAAAAAA ACAGGACAGGATTTGAAGAAAACAAGGATCTGCCTATTGTGATAAATACTGTCATTGCCGGCAGATATTACGTAACAGAGTACCTGGGTTCGGCCGCTTTTAGTAAGGTTGTTCAGGCACATGATCTTCACACAGGAATCGATGTTTGCCTTAAGATCATAAAAAACGATAAAGATTTTTTTGACCAGAGTTTAGATGAAATTAAACTTTTAAAGCTTGTCAACAAGCATGACCCTGCTGATGAACGCCACATTTTGCGTCTTTATGACTACTTTTATCATCAG GAGCATCTCTTCATTGTTTGTGAACTCCTCCGGGCAAACTTATATGAATTTCAGAAATTCAATCAAGAATCTGGTGGAGAAGCTTATTTTACCTTGAGCAGATTGCAG GTTATAACCCGTCAATGTTTGGAGGCATTGGCATACTTGCATCACTTGGGAATTATTCACTGTGATCTAAAGCCAGAGAACATACTCATCAAAAGTTACAGAAGATGTGAGATAAAGGTTATTGATCTTGGTAGCAGTTGCTTTCAAACCGACAACTTGTGCCTGTATGTACAGTCTCGTTCCTATCGAGCTCCTGAAGTAATCCTGGGCCATCCATATGACCAAAGGATTGACTTGTGGTCTCTTGGCTGTATCTTGGTGGAGCTATGCTCTGGGGAA GTGCTGTTTCCTAATGATTCAATTGTAATGATCCTTGCACGCATGATTGGGATGCTTGGTCCTATTGATCTCGAGATGTTGGAACAAGGGCAGGAGACGGACAAGTATTTCACACAAGAATATGATCTTTATCAGATAAATGAG GAAACAAACCAACTGGAGTACATAATCCCCGAGTCATCCTTGTTGGAGCATCGCCTGCAGGGTACCGATGACATGTTTATTGACTTTGTAAGAAACTTGCTTGAGATCAATCCAAAGCAGCGCCCGACAGCAGTCGAGGCACTAGAGCACCCATGGCTTTCCTACTCTTACCAGTCCAGTTCTTTCTAA
- the LOC115955704 gene encoding dual specificity tyrosine-phosphorylation-regulated kinase 4 isoform X2: MCVLQCIGAVSKVFMNAEFVNPYGVRSTSQDASEVSSENLSQFGTARDYPDFDLQNDLFWYDEKDNGDFMTPSYEGPDFFGCPSEDKFVMTSENKKQHEDSTEKECLFYISPLNDENELHVVDYYHVDSNNEHAGCTKGESKGSASYCSTPFCKCCAGAGGFYGGNPADYSNLSSKETDLNDIQLEFVGDIPADCDSTAQHKINKTTYSVKRGSTNDWVEDCKGSPDFHIKVAEKDFIPNGIESYEFEDGGKVNAEPQEPDAAAEGEDVTDELLMYNTNDDEYEVFDLRIIHRKNRTGFEENKDLPIVINTVIAGRYYVTEYLGSAAFSKVVQAHDLHTGIDVCLKIIKNDKDFFDQSLDEIKLLKLVNKHDPADERHILRLYDYFYHQEHLFIVCELLRANLYEFQKFNQESGGEAYFTLSRLQVITRQCLEALAYLHHLGIIHCDLKPENILIKSYRRCEIKVIDLGSSCFQTDNLCLYVQSRSYRAPEVILGHPYDQRIDLWSLGCILVELCSGEVLFPNDSIVMILARMIGMLGPIDLEMLEQGQETDKYFTQEYDLYQINEETNQLEYIIPESSLLEHRLQGTDDMFIDFVRNLLEINPKQRPTAVEALEHPWLSYSYQSSSF, translated from the exons ATGTGTGTTCTTCAG TGCATTGGAGCAGTCTCAAAAGTTTTTATGAATGCAGAGTTCGTAAACCCATATGGTGTTAGATCTACATCTCAAGATGCTTCTGAAGTTTCATCAGAGAATTTATCTCAATTCGGCACAGCACGCGATTATCCTGATTTTGATTTGCAAAATGACTTGTTTTGGTATGATGAGAAAGACAATGGGGACTTCATGACTCCCAGCTATGAAGGGCCAGACTTCTTTGGCTGTCCAAGTGAAGATAAGTTTGTGATGACTTCAGAGAACAAGAAGCAACATGAGGACTCAACGGAAAAGGAAtgtcttttttatatttctccCTTGAATGATGAAAATGAGCTGCATGTGGTGGACTATTATCATGTTGATAGTAATAATGAGCATGCAGGGTGCACTAAGGGGGAATCCAAAGGTTCTGCTTCTTATTGTTCAACCCCTTTCTGCAAATGCTGTGCAGGAGCTGGAGGATTTTATGGTGGAAATCCAGCAGACTACAGCAATCTGAGCTCAAAAGAAACTGATTTGAATGATATTCAGTTAGAGTTTGTAGGGGATATTCCCGCTGATTGTGACTCTACTGCAcaacataaaataaacaaaactacCTACTCTGTTAAAAGGGGTTCCACAAATGACTGGGTTGAAGATTGTAAAGGTTCCCCTGACTTTCACATTAAGGTTGCTGAGAAGGATTTCATACCAAATGGAATTGAAAGCTATGAATTTGAAGATGGTGGAAAGGTAAATGCAGAACCCCAGGAGCCTGATGCTGCTGCAGAAGGAGAGGATGTTACTGATGAACTTCTAATGTACAATACTAACGATGATGAATATGAAGTATTTGACCTCAGAATCATACACAGAAAAAACAG GACAGGATTTGAAGAAAACAAGGATCTGCCTATTGTGATAAATACTGTCATTGCCGGCAGATATTACGTAACAGAGTACCTGGGTTCGGCCGCTTTTAGTAAGGTTGTTCAGGCACATGATCTTCACACAGGAATCGATGTTTGCCTTAAGATCATAAAAAACGATAAAGATTTTTTTGACCAGAGTTTAGATGAAATTAAACTTTTAAAGCTTGTCAACAAGCATGACCCTGCTGATGAACGCCACATTTTGCGTCTTTATGACTACTTTTATCATCAG GAGCATCTCTTCATTGTTTGTGAACTCCTCCGGGCAAACTTATATGAATTTCAGAAATTCAATCAAGAATCTGGTGGAGAAGCTTATTTTACCTTGAGCAGATTGCAG GTTATAACCCGTCAATGTTTGGAGGCATTGGCATACTTGCATCACTTGGGAATTATTCACTGTGATCTAAAGCCAGAGAACATACTCATCAAAAGTTACAGAAGATGTGAGATAAAGGTTATTGATCTTGGTAGCAGTTGCTTTCAAACCGACAACTTGTGCCTGTATGTACAGTCTCGTTCCTATCGAGCTCCTGAAGTAATCCTGGGCCATCCATATGACCAAAGGATTGACTTGTGGTCTCTTGGCTGTATCTTGGTGGAGCTATGCTCTGGGGAA GTGCTGTTTCCTAATGATTCAATTGTAATGATCCTTGCACGCATGATTGGGATGCTTGGTCCTATTGATCTCGAGATGTTGGAACAAGGGCAGGAGACGGACAAGTATTTCACACAAGAATATGATCTTTATCAGATAAATGAG GAAACAAACCAACTGGAGTACATAATCCCCGAGTCATCCTTGTTGGAGCATCGCCTGCAGGGTACCGATGACATGTTTATTGACTTTGTAAGAAACTTGCTTGAGATCAATCCAAAGCAGCGCCCGACAGCAGTCGAGGCACTAGAGCACCCATGGCTTTCCTACTCTTACCAGTCCAGTTCTTTCTAA
- the LOC115955704 gene encoding dual specificity tyrosine-phosphorylation-regulated kinase 2 isoform X1: protein MAVSDVEAVLEFLRKNGFSEAESALRQDMIEKGHLGAFDFEKFFFPMVPPPPPVRIPSSVRRTEIQGAAAESSRSSSKSEDDEFVSMGSSTSDVCSSEFVNPYGVRSTSQDASEVSSENLSQFGTARDYPDFDLQNDLFWYDEKDNGDFMTPSYEGPDFFGCPSEDKFVMTSENKKQHEDSTEKECLFYISPLNDENELHVVDYYHVDSNNEHAGCTKGESKGSASYCSTPFCKCCAGAGGFYGGNPADYSNLSSKETDLNDIQLEFVGDIPADCDSTAQHKINKTTYSVKRGSTNDWVEDCKGSPDFHIKVAEKDFIPNGIESYEFEDGGKVNAEPQEPDAAAEGEDVTDELLMYNTNDDEYEVFDLRIIHRKNRTGFEENKDLPIVINTVIAGRYYVTEYLGSAAFSKVVQAHDLHTGIDVCLKIIKNDKDFFDQSLDEIKLLKLVNKHDPADERHILRLYDYFYHQEHLFIVCELLRANLYEFQKFNQESGGEAYFTLSRLQVITRQCLEALAYLHHLGIIHCDLKPENILIKSYRRCEIKVIDLGSSCFQTDNLCLYVQSRSYRAPEVILGHPYDQRIDLWSLGCILVELCSGEVLFPNDSIVMILARMIGMLGPIDLEMLEQGQETDKYFTQEYDLYQINEETNQLEYIIPESSLLEHRLQGTDDMFIDFVRNLLEINPKQRPTAVEALEHPWLSYSYQSSSF, encoded by the exons ATGGCGGTCTCAGACGTCGAAGCAGTGCTAGAGTTCTTGAGGAAAAATGGGTTTTCGGAGGCCGAGTCAGCTCTCAGACAGGATATGATTGAGAAGGGTCATCTGGGTGCCTTTGATTTCGAGAAATTCTTCTTTCCAATGGTGCCACCTCCGCCGCCGGTGAGAATTCCGTCCAGTGTACGGCGAACGGAGATCCAGGGTGCTGCAGCTGAATCTTCAAGATCGAGTTCTAAGTCCGAAGATGATGAGTTTGTGAGCATGGGGTCTTCTACTTCGGATGTGTGTTCTTCAG AGTTCGTAAACCCATATGGTGTTAGATCTACATCTCAAGATGCTTCTGAAGTTTCATCAGAGAATTTATCTCAATTCGGCACAGCACGCGATTATCCTGATTTTGATTTGCAAAATGACTTGTTTTGGTATGATGAGAAAGACAATGGGGACTTCATGACTCCCAGCTATGAAGGGCCAGACTTCTTTGGCTGTCCAAGTGAAGATAAGTTTGTGATGACTTCAGAGAACAAGAAGCAACATGAGGACTCAACGGAAAAGGAAtgtcttttttatatttctccCTTGAATGATGAAAATGAGCTGCATGTGGTGGACTATTATCATGTTGATAGTAATAATGAGCATGCAGGGTGCACTAAGGGGGAATCCAAAGGTTCTGCTTCTTATTGTTCAACCCCTTTCTGCAAATGCTGTGCAGGAGCTGGAGGATTTTATGGTGGAAATCCAGCAGACTACAGCAATCTGAGCTCAAAAGAAACTGATTTGAATGATATTCAGTTAGAGTTTGTAGGGGATATTCCCGCTGATTGTGACTCTACTGCAcaacataaaataaacaaaactacCTACTCTGTTAAAAGGGGTTCCACAAATGACTGGGTTGAAGATTGTAAAGGTTCCCCTGACTTTCACATTAAGGTTGCTGAGAAGGATTTCATACCAAATGGAATTGAAAGCTATGAATTTGAAGATGGTGGAAAGGTAAATGCAGAACCCCAGGAGCCTGATGCTGCTGCAGAAGGAGAGGATGTTACTGATGAACTTCTAATGTACAATACTAACGATGATGAATATGAAGTATTTGACCTCAGAATCATACACAGAAAAAACAG GACAGGATTTGAAGAAAACAAGGATCTGCCTATTGTGATAAATACTGTCATTGCCGGCAGATATTACGTAACAGAGTACCTGGGTTCGGCCGCTTTTAGTAAGGTTGTTCAGGCACATGATCTTCACACAGGAATCGATGTTTGCCTTAAGATCATAAAAAACGATAAAGATTTTTTTGACCAGAGTTTAGATGAAATTAAACTTTTAAAGCTTGTCAACAAGCATGACCCTGCTGATGAACGCCACATTTTGCGTCTTTATGACTACTTTTATCATCAG GAGCATCTCTTCATTGTTTGTGAACTCCTCCGGGCAAACTTATATGAATTTCAGAAATTCAATCAAGAATCTGGTGGAGAAGCTTATTTTACCTTGAGCAGATTGCAG GTTATAACCCGTCAATGTTTGGAGGCATTGGCATACTTGCATCACTTGGGAATTATTCACTGTGATCTAAAGCCAGAGAACATACTCATCAAAAGTTACAGAAGATGTGAGATAAAGGTTATTGATCTTGGTAGCAGTTGCTTTCAAACCGACAACTTGTGCCTGTATGTACAGTCTCGTTCCTATCGAGCTCCTGAAGTAATCCTGGGCCATCCATATGACCAAAGGATTGACTTGTGGTCTCTTGGCTGTATCTTGGTGGAGCTATGCTCTGGGGAA GTGCTGTTTCCTAATGATTCAATTGTAATGATCCTTGCACGCATGATTGGGATGCTTGGTCCTATTGATCTCGAGATGTTGGAACAAGGGCAGGAGACGGACAAGTATTTCACACAAGAATATGATCTTTATCAGATAAATGAG GAAACAAACCAACTGGAGTACATAATCCCCGAGTCATCCTTGTTGGAGCATCGCCTGCAGGGTACCGATGACATGTTTATTGACTTTGTAAGAAACTTGCTTGAGATCAATCCAAAGCAGCGCCCGACAGCAGTCGAGGCACTAGAGCACCCATGGCTTTCCTACTCTTACCAGTCCAGTTCTTTCTAA